GTTACTAAAACAGGAGATAAAGGTTTGCCCGATTATTTAGTGGCGAAAGATTTTAAAATAGTGTGGTCTCATAGGCAGGATGCTAAAGCTAGTCCAAATAGTACATTTTCTGCTAGCGTGAATTTTTCTACTAGTAGTTATGAACGTACGAATATAAATAACTTGTATAATTCCTCATTATTAACCCAGGGGACTAAAACTTCCAGTGTTAGTTATTCCCGTAGTTTTCCTGATCAAAATTTAACTATTTCTAGCACTTTTAATATTGCTCAAACATTAAGAGATTCATCTGTAGCAGTTACATTACCGGATTTGAATATTTCTTTAAGTCGCATTTATCCATTTAAGCGTAAGTCTGCTGTTGGCGATGAACGTTGGTATGAAAAAATATCACTGAGTTATACAGGGCGTTTGACCAATAGTATAACTACTCAAGATGATAAATTATTTAAATCAAATCTTATTAAAGATTGGAATAATGGAATGAGCCACAATATTCCTGTGAGTGCAACTTTTACTCTTTTTAAATATTTTAATGTTACTCCTTCCTTTAATTATACAGAAAGATGGTATACTCGCAAAATAATGCAAGGTTGGGATGGTGTTAATAAAGAGAGGATAAATACGGATACGATTTACGGTTTTCATCGTGTATATAATTATAATACCAGTTTAGGAGTTAGTACTAAATTGTATGGTATGTATAAACCACTTTTTGCCAAAAGTAAGGAAATTCAAATACGACATGTTATCACTCCACAAGTAACTCTTAGTATGGCACCGGATTTTGGTTCTTCTAAATATGGCTACTGGAAATCTTATTCTTATAGAAATGCTTCTAACGAACTTGATACAGTTACTTATTCTCCTTATGCAAAGGAACCTTTTGGTGTGCCTGGCCAGGGTAAACAGGGAAATGTTAGTTTTGATATATCCAACAATGTTGAAGTGAAGTATAAAGACAAAAATGATTCTATTCAGAAATTTAGTTTAATAGATGAATTAGGGGCTGGCATATCGTATAATATGGCTGCAAAAACAAGACCTTGGAGTGATCTCTCTGTGCGTTTGAGACTTAAACTCTCAAAAAATTATACATTGAATTTGAATTCTAGTTTTGCCACTTATGCTTATACATTTGATAAAAATGGAAATGTAGTTATTGGAGATCGTACCGAATGGTCATATGGGCGTTTTGGACGCTTTCAAGGATGGAGTTCTTCTTTTAATTATACTTTCAATAATGATACTTGGAAGAAGTGGTTTGGTTCTAAAGATGAGAAAAATGATAAAAAGAAAGGTGTGAGCGATGGTGAATCTACAGATATTCAAGAAGAAGAAAGTGATACACAATCAAAGCCAAAGAAAGTGGAAAAGGCAAAAGTTGATGCTGATGGCTATCAACAGTTTTCTATGCCTTGGTCACTTAATTTCAATTATTCATATGGAATAAGGGAAGATACTTCTAAACCGATAAATGAGAAATCTATGCGTTATCCGTTTAGGTATACTCAAAATTTGAGCTTTTCGGGTAGTATAAAGATCTCTAATCGTTGGAATATGAGTTTTAATTCTGGTTATGATTTTGATGCTCATAAAATTATTCAGACTGCTTTCACTGTAACGCGTGATTTGCATTGTTGGAATATGTCTGCCAGTATCTCACCTATAGGAGCATATCGATACTACAATTTTACTATTCGTGCTAATGCTAGTATTTTACAAGATTTGAAATGGGATCAAAGGAGTCAAACGCAGAGTAATATTCAGTGGTATTAATTTAGGTAGATAAGTGTATATCCTCTATCTATGCTTCTATGTAAAGATAGAGAGAGGAAGTGAAATCGAAATTACTAGCAAGTTCTTTTTACCAGATTATTTCTGTTTTTCCATGATTTTTAAGATACTCATTTGTTTTACTGAAATGTTTATTGCCCCAAAAACCATTGTGTGCAGAGAGGGGGGAAGGGTGAGCAGAAGTTAGCACAAGATGTTTACTGCGGTTAATGAATGCTCCTTTTTTTTGTGCGTAAGCTCCCCAAAGAATGAATACTATATTTTCTTTTTCCTCAGCTAAAATCCTTATGGCAGCGTCAGTAAAAAGTTCCCAACCTTTGTTTTGATGTGATCCTGCTTGATGTGCTCGAACGGTGAGGGTGGCATTGAGTAACAAGACTCCTTGTTCTGCCCATCGGGTTAAGTTTCCTGAGAGAGGAGCTTCATTCCCTAAATCGCTTTTGATTTCCTTAAATATGTTTATTAATGATGGAGGAAAGCGAACTCCGTCATTGACAGAGAAACATAATCCATGCGCTTGCCCTGGCCCATGATATGGGTCTTGTCCAATAATGACCACTTTTGTCTTAGAAAATGGACATAAGTTGAATGCATTAAAAATTAATTTTCCTGGGGGATAAACAGGAATTTGAGAATATTCATTTCTTACAAATTCTGTTAACTTGATAAAATATTCTTTTTCGAATTCAAGTTTTAGTTTTGCTTTCCAGCTTTCTTCTATTTGAACATTCATTTTAAATTAGAGGCATATTAAGTTGTTTGCATTCTTCTCTCATCGTCTCAGGCCAAATGCTAGCTTGTATCTCTCCTATATGAGCTTTACGTAAATAGTACATGCAAAGTCGTGATTGACCGATTCCACCGCCTATAGAGAGTGGAAGGGTGTCATTCATAAGTCTTTTGTGGAAATAGAGTTCTAGTCTTTTTTCTTCTCCTTCTTCTTTTAATTGTTTTTGCAAAGCTGCTTTATCTACACGTATACCCATAGAAGAAAGTTCTATGGAACGTTGTAAAACTTCATTCCATAATAAAAGATCTCCGTTTAATCCTGGTAAATCGTTGAGCCCTTTGGATGTGTAGTCGTCATAATCTGGAGCCCGCCCGTCATGTTTTTTGTTATCTCCTAATTTTCCTCCTATACCTATAACAAATACAGCTGCATATTTTTTAGTAATTTCATTTTCTCTTTCTTTGGGAGTCAGGTTAGGATACAGTATTCTTAATTCTTCTGCATGAATGAAATGTAGTTGTTTGGGGAGACATGGTTTTATTTGTGGGTACATTTCATATACCATATACTCTGTGCGAATCATTGCAGCATAAATTCTATTAACAATTTCTTTTAAGAAATCTACATTTCGGTCATCCGCTGTGATTACTCTTTCCCAGTCCCATTGATCTACGTAGAGTGAATGAAGATTACCTAGTTCTTCATCAGAACGAATTGCATTCATATCTGTGTAGATACCATAACTAGGTTCTATATGATAGTCAGCTAATGTTAGTCTTTTCCATTTGGCTAATGAGTGGACTACTTCAGCTTGTGCATCATTCAAATCTTTGATTGGAAACGAAACAGGGCGTTCTGTACCATTTAAATCATCATTGATCCCCATTCCTTTTAAAACAAAAAGAGGAGCTGTGACTCGTCTTAGACGTAGTTCTGATGATAAATTCATTTGGAAGAATTCCTTGATCTGCTTAATGCCTAATTCTGTTTGTTTTA
This window of the uncultured Bacteroides sp. genome carries:
- a CDS encoding putative LPS assembly protein LptD yields the protein MTPLKANTLISFILLFVLLILSAEVSSQRRRQNLILNPAAPMGNQEADTLKSDSSDVPSIKKKQALSAPVVYEANDSIVFTQGGYAHLYGEGKVNYEKIELDAQVISMNMDSSTVYAHGISDSLGTLKGTPVFKDGETDYETKTIRYNFKNKKGFISNVVSQQGEGYVTGHNAKKGPDDDLFMANGRYTTCDHHEHPHFYLQLTRAKVRPKKNVITGPAYLVVEDVPLPIAVPFFFFPFSSSYSSGFIMPTYMDDSSRGFGLTGGGYYFALNDKMDLKVLADVFTKGSWAFGAQSTYNKRYKYSGTFQTNYQVTKTGDKGLPDYLVAKDFKIVWSHRQDAKASPNSTFSASVNFSTSSYERTNINNLYNSSLLTQGTKTSSVSYSRSFPDQNLTISSTFNIAQTLRDSSVAVTLPDLNISLSRIYPFKRKSAVGDERWYEKISLSYTGRLTNSITTQDDKLFKSNLIKDWNNGMSHNIPVSATFTLFKYFNVTPSFNYTERWYTRKIMQGWDGVNKERINTDTIYGFHRVYNYNTSLGVSTKLYGMYKPLFAKSKEIQIRHVITPQVTLSMAPDFGSSKYGYWKSYSYRNASNELDTVTYSPYAKEPFGVPGQGKQGNVSFDISNNVEVKYKDKNDSIQKFSLIDELGAGISYNMAAKTRPWSDLSVRLRLKLSKNYTLNLNSSFATYAYTFDKNGNVVIGDRTEWSYGRFGRFQGWSSSFNYTFNNDTWKKWFGSKDEKNDKKKGVSDGESTDIQEEESDTQSKPKKVEKAKVDADGYQQFSMPWSLNFNYSYGIREDTSKPINEKSMRYPFRYTQNLSFSGSIKISNRWNMSFNSGYDFDAHKIIQTAFTVTRDLHCWNMSASISPIGAYRYYNFTIRANASILQDLKWDQRSQTQSNIQWY
- a CDS encoding uracil-DNA glycosylase, translated to MNVQIEESWKAKLKLEFEKEYFIKLTEFVRNEYSQIPVYPPGKLIFNAFNLCPFSKTKVVIIGQDPYHGPGQAHGLCFSVNDGVRFPPSLINIFKEIKSDLGNEAPLSGNLTRWAEQGVLLLNATLTVRAHQAGSHQNKGWELFTDAAIRILAEEKENIVFILWGAYAQKKGAFINRSKHLVLTSAHPSPLSAHNGFWGNKHFSKTNEYLKNHGKTEIIW
- the asnA gene encoding aspartate--ammonia ligase — protein: MSYLIKPQNYKPLLDLKQTELGIKQIKEFFQMNLSSELRLRRVTAPLFVLKGMGINDDLNGTERPVSFPIKDLNDAQAEVVHSLAKWKRLTLADYHIEPSYGIYTDMNAIRSDEELGNLHSLYVDQWDWERVITADDRNVDFLKEIVNRIYAAMIRTEYMVYEMYPQIKPCLPKQLHFIHAEELRILYPNLTPKERENEITKKYAAVFVIGIGGKLGDNKKHDGRAPDYDDYTSKGLNDLPGLNGDLLLWNEVLQRSIELSSMGIRVDKAALQKQLKEEGEEKRLELYFHKRLMNDTLPLSIGGGIGQSRLCMYYLRKAHIGEIQASIWPETMREECKQLNMPLI